The genome window TCATTTAAACTCTGTGACTGGTTCATTGGGCTCCTCTTGATTGAATGTACAGTACATATCAATTTTTCACAGTTCTGTAAATCTTTTCTTTGAATGGGCAGAAACTTTGAAGTAGCCTAAAATAGCCCCATGGTACAAATATTTAGCAAACACAAATAAGGTAAAAAGGTAAGAAAATTTTGAATATGATTACCTTAGTATGAATTTTGATAAAGTTTATGAACTTGCTTTGCATGTTTCAAGTCATGATAGTAGTACTGCCAGTTTACaaatcctaattaaaaaatgattttttttttttttttttttgtgctggagtgatggctcagctaagagcactgctcgatttcagagaacccaggttaaATTCATAGCAACTACATATTACTTTAGAACCATCTGTCAAATCTAGTCAGTCACAGGGCATTTGGTGATATCTTCTAGCTTGAACATGCCCCAGGCATTCACATGCTGCATAGTCATAAATGCAGGCAAACTATTCATACAATAAATTAAtacaaaaaggttaaaaaaataaagtccattAGAAAGTAGCCAATGAAGAATGAGATATAAATATTATTGTAATTTGCTAAGATTAACCTCAGTGCAAGGCTTGAGTAACCAAGATTATTAGTTGAGAAAAACACATGCCTAAACTACTGTGTGGGATTTTGTCTTACCCACAGTATTGCAGAACTGagagtttcttcttccttgttgaACATATAAATGAGAGACAATTTCTCAGTTTCTTTGACTGAACATGCCAACGTTCAACCAGAAGCCCATCCCTGTGAATCAGCACCAGGGGACTAAACGTTGCATAACCCAGGGTCAGAAGTTCTCTAGGATTTACGGTCAAGGTGTTGTCCCTTGAGGAGAGACTTAAAATTAGAGAAAAGGCACAATCAGTccagtagaagaaaacaaaacagagcatcaGAAGGAGGACACTCTGGGCAGCTCTCAGCTCAGGAGGAGTTCTGTAGAGAAGCTTGGAGTTCTGAAGGTAGAGGACATGCTGGTGGTGCTTGTGGAGAAGAAATACCATGTAGCCACTGGCCCCTCCCATGGCACCCTGAAACACTGCATCTCTCAGGACCATGAGAGGGAGAacaatccattttattttctgacttggtaacataaaataacaatagttGTCATCACTCTTAAGCTGTGATATATTCAGTCTTGTACTTGTGATGGAATTGATTAGGTTCATACTTATTAATGCATTGAATATCCAAAAGAAtaggaagaatggaaggatgtTCCATACAGACTTTGGCCTGAGCCTCCTCCACCCAGATGGTCTGGGGCTGATGATGATGGCCTGGACCACAGTGAGGAGACTGCTGGTGCAGAGGGAGAGGCCATGGGACACCCTCTCCAGGTAAACAATGATCTTACAGCCTAAGTTATTTAGGAAGTTTCTCAAACCAAAAGCTACAATAGTCTTTTGcaatccttcttttcttttcttctgagaagaAACGGATTTCTTCTCAGGGCTTCCCCACCAACAGAACATATAatttacagaaacagacatgttccCCAGAATGCCAAGCATGGTCATGAagagaaaaagtattttcttaattaacttccaaatcatttcttccttccttgtatGCAggatgaaaatacattttaaagaaagtatcAGTAATGCTAGACATGGGTCTGAGTAGCACAGTTGGTACAAGAGCATTTTCTTGTGTTCACGAGGCAGTGGTAGATGCATGTTGCAGATGAGGTCTTAGAAactcctgcctctctttctgtGGATTCTGGGTTAATGTGTCCTGACAGGTTTTTGGTAACTGGTTTGtatgtaaatttaaaagagattttatttatttatttatttttaattttatacttctaggattaaatttattttatgtacttaagtgtcacaaaaacaaacaaaaatacataacaTAATTAGAACCAGAAAAGCAGTGACCTTTAGGATATCTTTCATAAACCATATCCATTACATGTGTGCAGCACATCCTAAATTGAACTGATTACCTCATCATCCATTAATCTAAACGCTTCAgggtattttaaaatagcaatttaTGTTCTTATTGCCAtaaatgatttttctctctctctctattgctCCTATTCTTGTACTTCAATGCCTCCTCCTAAAAGCTTGTTCAACAGTGGAGAGCACTGAGCAGGGAAAGAGACAGCATCTGTCCTTGGCTTATAATGCATGAGGGGACATGAGCACTAGCAGTGGGGAAAAGCTCAGCTTCTGTAGTTATTCTCTCCGCAGGGGACCATAaagacctctttctttctttccttctttcttctgtctatTTGCAGTGTTGAGGCTCAGTGAAGTCCTTAGGACTTTTCTACTGTCTAGACCCCTTTAGGCTAAAAGACCTGGATGAATGACATTGAAGTCTGTAGATAGGAAGAAATTCTTAAGACTGGGTTTTCCCTCTGTGCTGGGAAAAGGCTAGTCCTCTAGCTTGTTCCAGTGTCTAGAGGGAAGTCTGGGGTAcatgttttggtttgtgtttctgAATCTTTTTCCTCCTGTTTACAGCAGAATTTCTAAGAGATTTTAATTTGATAGCTCTACACTAGTAAAACTGACATGTtcaagtttgtgtgtgtctgtttgcattTATGCATTCTCCTTGTTAACTCTCAGCATAGTTGAAATGAACTTCATGTTTCCCTAAAcaaaatttctttctgtttcccattgTGTTCCTTCATATTTCTCCACCCAATTTCCAAAGCCTGAGACTCATGCTGAACCagtcctctttccccacatcaaacacagacactggGAAACCCTGCTGCTCAACACCTGCAGCATCTCTCACATTTAGTTACTTTACCATTCACATCTCTCCTCCTTTGTTCTGCATCCCTTTCTTATCTGCATCTTGATTAGCACAACAATGTCTAGATTTGTACTTGTCTCCTAAGTTTGTATcttgtatttctgttttaatatttgaaaaattttataTTGGCCATTTTGTGAGTTCACTCCATATAAATGATTACTGGGTACTTTTAAAGGCAGTTCTCTATGTCAGGAAAATTGAATAATCCATCAGGGTAAGACCCAGCAGAAGGGGATTGATGAGGTGTTAGTTGCTGCCATGAGGTGCGTAAATGAGTGTATGAGTTATGAGTCCTTAGTATGGCTGCATGCAGCACAGTAGGTTGGTGCATACCATTGTGGGCAGGGATTCTCCCATCTAAGAGGTCATAGTGGCATTTGCCTCTGTGGGGCCTTGTGAGCAGCAGTTGTCAGTTTGTTTTATAGCCTGTTTCTCCTCCCGTTTCTTTTCCAACCTGTTTGTCAGGCAGGTTGCTTTGAGCTCATCAGTCCAAGCTGATTCCAGAACTTAGAGATCAGCTGTATGTCTTAGATATCAGCAATATGTTATTTTTCATGTTGTGGAGCTCCATTCTCATACCTTGGATAATTTTAGCAAGCTTTGGGCACCTTTCTTAGAATAAGAGCAATCTGGATTGCCTCAGTGTCTCCATGGGTTTGTGTGTTCTGAGTACTTGGAACGCCTCTGTTCCCTGCTTTCCTTCCTGTCAAGCTCACAAGATTATTTAAATGTCTATACCCTGGTGATTGCAAACTTGGTATGTGTGAACCTGGTTTCTTCCCTAGGTTTGTGTCCAGGTGGCTTCATGACTCTAAAAGTCACTTATTGCCTTTCATCTGCTCCTCTACAGCATCTTGGAAATCACAACATCATCCTAAATATCTGAACACAGTGAATAATGCTCTGGACAATATCAAGGAC of Mus caroli unplaced genomic scaffold, CAROLI_EIJ_v1.1 scaffold_6407_1, whole genome shotgun sequence contains these proteins:
- the LOC110288664 gene encoding vomeronasal type-1 receptor 4-like; amino-acid sequence: MHLPLPREHKKMLLYQLCYSDPCLALLILSLKCIFILHTRKEEMIWKLIKKILFLFMTMLGILGNMSVSVNYMFCWWGSPEKKSVSSQKKRKEGLQKTIVAFGLRNFLNNLGCKIIVYLERVSHGLSLCTSSLLTVVQAIIISPRPSGWRRLRPKSVWNILPFFLFFWIFNALISMNLINSITSTRLNISQLKSDDNYCYFMLPSQKIKWIVLPLMVLRDAVFQGAMGGASGYMVFLLHKHHQHVLYLQNSKLLYRTPPELRAAQSVLLLMLCFVFFYWTDCAFSLILSLSSRDNTLTVNPRELLTLGYATFSPLVLIHRDGLLVERWHVQSKKLRNCLSFICSTRKKKLSVLQYCG